One window from the genome of Pedobacter schmidteae encodes:
- a CDS encoding RteC domain-containing protein, protein MMKKQIYEALYIRYSRELEQVESAGYRCEEELSAVWAVIKIYLSELRELAFATGFSDQREEIFFFKSVKPKFYAEKIFVFELYRINRNRPVGTSEMICTYLGEELQQIHRFFQQFAFLYHYYSSAAVELDSLYFVRRAEVPLRLIAEMPDGDLDFSTAMDSQFAKFIAFERLQQYLVKALESVMGTAFIQEQPAKQSTCAELRWTGDSINLVELGYALHDTGQLNNGCASLTEIFAGLSKTFHVEIKKPSRRFKEIESRKRMSITAFIDNMRKSILNRIDRKNEYDPEKEQELMWRSERKRMIFERDRLKDKM, encoded by the coding sequence ATGATGAAAAAACAAATCTATGAAGCGCTTTATATTCGGTATAGCCGGGAGCTTGAACAAGTGGAATCTGCGGGTTACCGCTGCGAGGAAGAATTATCAGCGGTATGGGCTGTTATTAAAATATATCTTTCCGAGCTCAGGGAGCTGGCATTTGCAACTGGTTTTTCTGATCAGCGGGAGGAAATTTTCTTTTTTAAATCTGTCAAGCCGAAGTTCTATGCGGAGAAGATTTTTGTTTTTGAGTTATACCGTATAAACCGGAACAGGCCTGTTGGGACTTCGGAGATGATCTGTACTTACCTGGGAGAGGAATTGCAGCAGATACATCGGTTTTTTCAGCAGTTTGCATTTTTGTACCATTACTATAGCTCTGCTGCGGTGGAATTGGATAGTTTATATTTTGTACGCAGGGCTGAAGTTCCTTTGAGGCTGATAGCTGAAATGCCTGATGGGGATCTGGATTTTTCTACGGCGATGGATAGTCAGTTTGCTAAGTTCATCGCTTTTGAAAGGTTACAACAATACCTTGTTAAGGCACTGGAATCGGTGATGGGAACAGCCTTTATACAAGAACAACCTGCAAAACAGAGTACTTGCGCTGAATTACGCTGGACGGGGGACTCGATCAATTTGGTGGAGCTCGGCTATGCTTTGCATGATACCGGACAGCTCAATAATGGATGTGCGAGCCTTACTGAAATTTTCGCCGGGTTGTCTAAAACCTTCCATGTAGAGATCAAAAAGCCTTCCCGTAGATTTAAGGAGATCGAAAGCCGCAAGCGTATGAGCATAACTGCTTTTATAGACAATATGCGTAAATCAATCCTTAATCGTATTGACCGTAAGAATGAATATGATCCTGAAAAAGAGCAAGAGTTGATGTGGCGGTCTGAACGCAAACGCATGATATTTGAAAGAGATCGGCTGAAAGATAAAATGTAG
- a CDS encoding RNA polymerase sigma factor, with protein sequence MTTKPLDNEQQLVADMARGDQNAFRKIYDHYRPLVYSFSLKYLKSPQQAEEVVQETFLKLWRIGEGLSAIKHLDSYMLTMSRNRCMDVLRRMKLEAMHIEPLTDDLDSYTNETEERILLNDTKKLLDEAIAQLPPQQQLVYTLCHIQGRRQDEVARELQLSPETVKRHMKLALKFLREYLGTHTDITIILIILKII encoded by the coding sequence ATGACCACAAAACCCCTTGACAACGAGCAGCAGCTAGTGGCCGATATGGCTCGGGGGGACCAGAATGCCTTCAGAAAAATATACGACCACTACAGGCCACTGGTATACAGCTTTTCCCTGAAATACCTCAAATCACCCCAGCAGGCGGAAGAAGTGGTACAGGAGACTTTTCTGAAATTATGGCGTATTGGTGAAGGACTTTCAGCCATCAAACACCTGGATAGCTATATGCTGACCATGAGCCGTAACCGTTGTATGGATGTTTTGCGCCGGATGAAACTGGAAGCGATGCACATAGAGCCTTTAACGGATGATCTGGACAGCTATACCAATGAAACCGAAGAACGCATTTTGTTAAATGATACCAAGAAGTTGCTGGATGAAGCTATTGCCCAGCTGCCACCACAGCAGCAACTGGTTTATACCTTGTGCCACATCCAGGGGCGCAGGCAGGATGAAGTGGCCAGGGAATTACAGTTGTCTCCCGAAACGGTTAAACGTCACATGAAGCTGGCCTTAAAATTCCTGCGGGAGTACCTGGGTACCCATACCGATATCACCATTATCCTGATTATTTTAAAAATAATTTAA
- a CDS encoding FecR family protein, giving the protein MEQSRIIYLHQRYLNQSLTLEELKEWKAILDDPGQEPFLKELMKETWEELKAKGATDMPQERAESLFLEIAALPQDVIKRRLWPKIVTVAAAMALIVSGMYFFNYRNGQTDAGLNTTLVQDVKPGKVGATLTLANGKKIRLDDAVNGELANEAGVSISKSADGQLVYEIKGGKADPDRMNTLTTAKGETYRVRLPDGSLVYLNAASSLTYVASLNERGKRVVKLSGEGYFEIAKDKAHPFVVKTDRQEVEVLGTHFNVNAYGDEAAVRTTLLEGSVRVSSGETRQVLKPGFQAVNDGRLIKVAEVNTENVVDWKDGDFYFENVDFRSVMRKIGRWYDVELVYDSSVPDRIASNGVISRDKDLSAVLKLIESSGQVHFRIEGRKVYITK; this is encoded by the coding sequence ATGGAACAAAGCAGAATCATATATCTACACCAGCGGTACCTTAACCAAAGCCTTACACTTGAGGAACTAAAGGAATGGAAAGCTATTTTGGATGATCCCGGGCAGGAGCCTTTTTTAAAGGAACTGATGAAGGAAACCTGGGAGGAACTAAAAGCAAAAGGGGCTACGGATATGCCGCAGGAAAGGGCTGAAAGTTTGTTCCTGGAGATTGCGGCTTTACCACAAGATGTAATTAAACGCAGGTTATGGCCGAAAATTGTGACGGTTGCTGCGGCTATGGCATTGATCGTTTCGGGGATGTATTTTTTCAATTACAGGAATGGCCAGACAGATGCTGGTTTGAACACAACTTTGGTACAGGATGTAAAGCCTGGAAAAGTTGGGGCTACGCTGACGCTGGCCAATGGTAAAAAGATCCGTTTGGACGATGCGGTAAATGGAGAGCTGGCCAATGAAGCTGGCGTGTCGATTAGCAAATCTGCGGATGGCCAGTTGGTTTATGAAATAAAGGGAGGGAAGGCTGATCCTGATAGGATGAATACCTTAACTACAGCCAAAGGGGAAACCTATAGGGTGCGTTTGCCAGACGGCTCTTTGGTTTATCTAAATGCCGCATCGAGTTTGACCTATGTTGCTTCTTTAAATGAGCGTGGGAAGCGCGTGGTCAAACTTAGCGGTGAAGGTTATTTCGAAATTGCTAAGGATAAGGCACATCCTTTTGTGGTGAAAACAGACAGGCAGGAGGTGGAAGTATTGGGTACGCATTTTAATGTGAATGCGTATGGGGATGAAGCCGCTGTGAGGACGACTTTGTTGGAAGGGAGTGTCCGGGTGAGTTCTGGGGAGACGAGGCAGGTGTTAAAACCGGGTTTTCAGGCGGTCAATGATGGGCGCTTGATAAAAGTGGCGGAGGTAAATACGGAGAATGTGGTGGACTGGAAAGACGGGGATTTTTACTTTGAAAATGTGGATTTCCGTTCGGTGATGAGAAAGATTGGCCGCTGGTATGATGTGGAGCTGGTGTATGATAGTTCGGTGCCGGATAGGATAGCGTCCAATGGGGTGATTTCCCGTGATAAGGATTTGTCGGCGGTATTGAAATTAATTGAGAGTTCGGGGCAGGTGCATTTCAGGATCGAGGGGAGGAAAGTATATATCACTAAATAA